From the genome of Pelobacter propionicus DSM 2379, one region includes:
- the flgA gene encoding flagellar basal body P-ring formation chaperone FlgA — protein MAEPSRIPAGRAAEVQRAVLSYVQQRTADIGCETRIKRLTISGNPSFPAGTLDYEVVAPQQWEGWGRAGISVVVRKGTRVVGNLTVWVEVEALVDMVVTVRQINHGSVITTADLALRKQDIAAVQGRYLARTEDAVGKKARVTLRPNAAIRSDQLEKVPLIRAGQLVTIIAENERMRITATGKSKSAGAEGDTITVQNLGSLKELPARVLDSTTVLIVF, from the coding sequence ATGGCCGAGCCATCGCGTATTCCTGCAGGCCGTGCGGCGGAAGTCCAGCGGGCGGTGCTGTCCTATGTGCAACAGAGGACAGCCGACATCGGTTGCGAGACCCGTATCAAACGGTTGACCATCTCCGGCAATCCCTCGTTTCCAGCCGGTACGCTGGATTACGAGGTCGTTGCCCCCCAGCAGTGGGAGGGATGGGGAAGGGCGGGCATCAGTGTTGTCGTCCGCAAAGGGACTCGGGTTGTCGGCAATCTTACGGTGTGGGTCGAGGTTGAGGCGCTTGTGGACATGGTGGTGACGGTGCGCCAAATCAATCATGGCAGTGTCATAACCACAGCTGATCTTGCCCTGCGAAAACAGGACATTGCGGCTGTTCAGGGACGCTACCTGGCAAGAACCGAAGATGCGGTTGGGAAAAAGGCGCGCGTAACCTTGAGACCCAATGCCGCGATCAGGAGTGACCAGCTTGAGAAGGTCCCGTTGATCAGAGCGGGCCAACTGGTCACCATTATTGCGGAAAATGAACGCATGCGCATCACGGCAACCGGCAAGTCCAAAAGTGCAGGCGCCGAGGGAGACACGATCACTGTCCAGAACCTGGGCTCTCTCAAGGAACTGCCGGCCAGGGTTCTGGACAGCACTACTGTACTGATCGTGTTTTAA
- a CDS encoding flagellar basal body L-ring protein FlgH — translation MKCTASTILLATALLSGCVTQTADVRTTTFDQQLPRPQADYSRGSIWQASSAGLVEDLKARRKGDIITIVITETANASKEAKTDTSRDTTINAGIPNFLGLENAGFLKNNMDLSKLINANVASEYEGSGSTSRKETLNATISAKVIDVLPNSNLLIEGRRNVKVNNEDQIIIIEGTVRPSDIGPDNVVNSIYIADARISYSGKGIISDRQSPGWLMNIVDKLWPF, via the coding sequence ATGAAATGTACAGCATCTACAATACTGCTGGCAACTGCGTTGCTCTCGGGATGCGTAACGCAAACCGCCGATGTGAGAACAACGACCTTTGACCAGCAGCTTCCACGGCCCCAGGCCGACTACTCAAGAGGTTCCATCTGGCAGGCAAGCTCCGCCGGACTGGTGGAGGATCTCAAGGCGCGGCGAAAGGGCGATATCATCACCATCGTGATTACGGAGACGGCCAACGCCTCCAAGGAAGCCAAGACCGATACCTCGCGAGACACCACGATCAATGCGGGCATCCCCAATTTTCTGGGGCTTGAAAATGCCGGTTTCCTCAAGAACAATATGGATCTGAGTAAACTGATCAACGCCAATGTCGCTTCCGAGTATGAAGGCTCCGGCTCCACGTCCCGTAAGGAGACCCTCAATGCCACCATTTCAGCCAAGGTGATCGATGTGCTTCCCAACAGCAATCTGCTAATCGAGGGACGTCGAAATGTCAAGGTTAACAATGAGGACCAGATCATCATTATCGAGGGCACGGTCAGGCCGTCCGATATCGGCCCTGACAATGTGGTCAACTCCATCTATATTGCCGACGCCAGGATAAGCTATTCCGGCAAGGGGATCATCTCCGATCGTCAGAGCCCGGGCTGGCTGATGAATATCGTAGACAAGCTGTGGCCGTTTTAA
- a CDS encoding flagellar basal body P-ring protein FlgI has translation MKSFIAACCMLLLLTTAAHAVRIKDLASFEGVRENQLVGYGLVVGLNGTGDSDQARLQLQSVATMLERMGSTISASQIKLKNVAAVMVTATLPPFAKQGNQMDVTVSSLGDSKSIAGGTLIMTPLKGADNQVYAVAQGSVLTNSFAFGGQAATAQKNHPTAGRIPSGALVERELPNTLAGKSQLRLNLAQADFTTASRVASAVNGKFGAGVATTGDPGAVIIQIPGNYTSRVIDFVAAVETLDVLPDTVAKVVLNERTGTIVMGERVRISTVAVSHGNLSLVIKETLQVSQPAPLSSRGETQVVPRTQVKVEEEARRLMLLQQGATIGDVVRALNTLGVTPRDLIGILQAIKAAGALQAELVII, from the coding sequence ATGAAATCATTCATCGCAGCCTGTTGCATGCTTCTTCTGCTGACAACCGCTGCCCATGCGGTCCGCATCAAGGATTTGGCATCTTTTGAAGGAGTGCGTGAGAACCAGTTGGTGGGATATGGCCTCGTGGTGGGGTTGAACGGCACCGGTGACAGCGATCAGGCCCGTCTGCAACTACAATCCGTGGCTACCATGCTTGAGCGGATGGGGTCAACCATAAGTGCCAGCCAGATCAAGCTCAAAAACGTGGCCGCCGTCATGGTAACGGCGACCCTGCCCCCCTTTGCCAAGCAGGGAAATCAGATGGATGTCACGGTATCTTCGCTGGGAGATTCCAAGAGCATCGCCGGCGGGACACTGATCATGACTCCTCTCAAAGGCGCCGATAATCAGGTCTACGCCGTGGCCCAGGGATCCGTACTCACCAACTCATTCGCCTTCGGCGGTCAGGCAGCCACTGCCCAAAAAAACCACCCCACGGCAGGCCGGATTCCCAGCGGCGCCTTGGTGGAACGAGAATTGCCCAATACGTTGGCGGGCAAGTCGCAGTTGCGTTTGAATCTGGCTCAGGCAGACTTTACAACGGCATCCCGAGTCGCCTCCGCTGTCAACGGAAAGTTCGGCGCCGGAGTCGCAACAACAGGTGATCCTGGTGCAGTAATCATCCAAATACCAGGTAATTACACATCAAGGGTTATCGATTTTGTAGCGGCTGTCGAGACTCTCGACGTTCTTCCCGACACCGTTGCCAAGGTTGTGCTGAATGAACGAACTGGCACCATCGTCATGGGAGAACGGGTGCGGATTTCCACCGTAGCAGTGTCCCACGGCAATCTGTCGCTGGTGATCAAGGAGACGCTGCAGGTCTCCCAACCGGCTCCTCTCAGTTCGAGAGGTGAAACCCAGGTAGTGCCCCGAACCCAGGTGAAGGTGGAGGAGGAGGCGCGCCGCCTGATGCTTCTTCAACAGGGCGCCACCATAGGTGACGTGGTCAGGGCTCTTAACACTCTGGGGGTAACTCCCCGCGACTTGATAGGCATTCTCCAGGCAATCAAGGCTGCCGGTGCGCTTCAGGCCGAACTGGTAATTATCTAA
- a CDS encoding rod-binding protein: MDIINSVNLPITGDNAAEKARQLQRQAAAATGLSDRQRQQAKKISQDFEGVFIGMMLKAMHDTVGQDKLTGGGHGEDVFRSLLDQEYVAAAVKRGGFGLAKYIEKEIIQQESQRVPPGIDRQE, encoded by the coding sequence ATGGACATCATAAATTCAGTCAACCTCCCCATAACAGGAGACAATGCCGCGGAAAAAGCCCGGCAGTTGCAACGCCAGGCAGCGGCCGCGACCGGTCTCAGCGACAGACAGAGGCAGCAAGCAAAGAAGATTTCCCAGGATTTCGAGGGTGTCTTTATCGGCATGATGCTAAAGGCCATGCACGATACGGTGGGGCAGGACAAACTCACCGGTGGTGGTCACGGAGAAGACGTCTTCCGTTCCCTGCTCGATCAGGAATATGTGGCAGCCGCTGTCAAACGAGGCGGATTTGGACTGGCGAAATACATAGAAAAAGAGATCATTCAGCAGGAGAGCCAAAGGGTACCCCCCGGAATAGATCGGCAGGAATAG
- a CDS encoding flagellar protein FlgN, whose product MESLEIDFMVLKKMMTAVTAQAALLDELLELLGRETTELSAVNIAAMTQTNQAKEALLKKISENAQVMQQAIADMATGEDLAPDSPFGVVAEHLSKKGLTEPLIWQARLKSTAEKIRQVATTNHGIAERFSSTIATSLNLVTRIINQSNVYGATGGYKKSTTGAVMINREA is encoded by the coding sequence ATGGAGTCGCTGGAGATTGATTTTATGGTACTGAAAAAAATGATGACAGCGGTAACAGCCCAAGCGGCTCTTCTGGACGAACTGCTGGAATTACTCGGACGGGAAACCACCGAACTGAGTGCTGTGAACATAGCCGCGATGACGCAAACAAATCAGGCAAAAGAAGCGCTGCTCAAAAAGATTTCTGAAAATGCCCAGGTCATGCAGCAGGCAATCGCAGACATGGCCACGGGGGAGGATTTGGCTCCAGATTCGCCATTCGGTGTTGTTGCCGAGCACCTGTCAAAAAAGGGACTTACCGAACCGCTCATCTGGCAGGCGAGACTAAAGAGCACTGCCGAAAAGATTCGCCAAGTCGCCACAACGAACCACGGCATAGCAGAGCGATTCTCGTCTACGATCGCAACCTCGCTCAATCTTGTAACGCGAATCATCAACCAGTCCAACGTGTACGGCGCCACCGGCGGATACAAGAAGAGCACTACCGGTGCGGTTATGATCAACAGGGAGGCATGA
- the flgK gene encoding flagellar hook-associated protein FlgK produces the protein MGLSSAMEIGKRGLIIYQVATEVTGENIANVNTEGYSRQRVILETSPPTTHNGFPLGTGVKISTVERYYDSLLQQQLVTANSASGYDTLCSEVLQQIEPSFNELTNDGIGSAITNYFQAWEDLSTNASGTTERQVLLSQAQVLVESFNSVSTTLTDTIKAQDSSLTALTADINNKLTNIATLNAQIKQTELVSGNANEMRDQRDLLVKQLAEQMGIKYTENADGTTDVYVQDSTPATYYLVQGNQAGSLTVGGTSPARTVTIDSVSGATKTVDSTLYTAQDGGTLWATLQLRDVIIPDYIDQLDDLASTIITDVNTQHQAGFDINGDPGADFFSGTSAATFSVSITDPNNIAAAGSSAAAPGGNGNALLIADLQSGFSISYNTLVSQIGLDVDQAETVVEQDEAYLKQLNTLRDSKSGVSLDEELTNLVMYQRSYQASAKLITTVTEMMDTLLAMV, from the coding sequence ATGGGACTTTCCTCGGCAATGGAAATCGGAAAACGGGGACTGATCATCTACCAGGTTGCAACCGAGGTAACCGGCGAGAACATAGCGAATGTCAACACAGAGGGATACTCCCGTCAGAGAGTCATACTAGAGACGTCGCCACCTACCACGCACAATGGTTTTCCTCTGGGCACGGGGGTCAAGATCTCCACGGTGGAACGCTATTACGACAGTCTTTTACAGCAGCAGCTGGTAACCGCCAACTCCGCCAGCGGGTATGATACGCTCTGCTCCGAGGTGCTGCAACAGATAGAGCCATCGTTCAACGAGCTTACCAACGACGGAATAGGCTCGGCCATTACAAATTATTTTCAGGCCTGGGAGGATCTCTCAACCAACGCATCAGGGACCACGGAACGCCAGGTACTGTTGAGCCAAGCCCAGGTTCTGGTCGAAAGTTTCAATTCCGTCAGCACCACGCTCACCGACACCATCAAGGCCCAGGACTCCTCCCTGACCGCGCTGACCGCGGACATCAACAACAAACTGACCAACATTGCTACGTTGAACGCCCAGATAAAACAGACCGAGCTTGTCAGCGGAAATGCCAATGAGATGCGGGATCAGCGAGATCTTCTGGTAAAGCAGTTGGCGGAGCAGATGGGAATCAAGTATACGGAAAACGCCGACGGAACGACGGACGTCTATGTGCAGGACTCGACACCAGCCACCTACTACCTCGTGCAGGGCAATCAGGCAGGTTCGCTGACTGTCGGCGGTACCTCACCGGCTCGAACCGTAACGATAGATTCCGTGAGCGGAGCCACCAAAACGGTGGACAGCACCCTCTATACCGCCCAGGACGGCGGCACACTCTGGGCAACCCTGCAGTTGCGGGACGTAATCATCCCCGACTATATCGACCAGCTGGATGACTTGGCATCGACCATCATTACCGACGTCAACACCCAGCATCAGGCGGGATTTGATATCAACGGCGATCCTGGCGCTGACTTTTTCTCCGGCACATCAGCCGCAACGTTCAGCGTGAGCATCACCGATCCTAACAACATCGCAGCAGCCGGATCATCCGCAGCAGCACCGGGCGGCAACGGCAATGCCCTGCTGATTGCCGACCTTCAGTCAGGTTTCAGCATATCTTATAACACGCTGGTCTCCCAGATCGGCCTCGACGTTGACCAGGCCGAGACCGTTGTGGAGCAAGACGAGGCATATCTGAAGCAACTCAATACGCTGCGCGATTCCAAATCAGGTGTCTCGCTGGACGAAGAACTGACAAACCTGGTCATGTATCAGCGATCGTATCAGGCTTCCGCAAAGCTGATCACAACGGTTACTGAAATGATGGATACGCTTCTTGCCATGGTGTGA
- the flgL gene encoding flagellar hook-associated protein FlgL, with product MRITANATAFNALYNIQQGRSKLDTLTEKIASELNVNRPSDDPIATSLLLSTNDRLQAVEQYGSNISKTNTWLSMTSTALQGISDTLTTAKSLMSTIGSGTSDQTARESVVAQLTALREQLADFGNTKYLDQYLFSGSQTATKPFDRTVGSIGYNGDSIVNSIRIDSAATEELNITGDQVLTSSTGVNILDTMDQLITAVTNNDVASIQSLTADLDTGFNQITNQQTEVASRITRLDGAANMLKITKTTLENIISDTQLADTTKLAVELSLQETAYKASLSATAKILNLSLLDYL from the coding sequence ATGAGAATCACCGCTAACGCTACTGCTTTCAATGCTCTGTATAATATCCAGCAGGGCCGTTCAAAGCTTGACACGCTCACGGAAAAGATCGCCTCAGAACTGAATGTCAATCGCCCCAGTGATGACCCGATCGCAACCAGCCTGCTCCTGTCGACCAACGATCGCCTGCAGGCGGTGGAACAGTACGGCAGCAATATATCCAAGACAAACACCTGGTTGAGCATGACCAGCACGGCGCTGCAGGGAATCTCCGATACCCTGACGACCGCCAAGTCGCTGATGTCGACCATCGGCAGCGGCACGAGCGACCAGACAGCACGGGAGAGCGTGGTTGCCCAACTGACAGCGCTGCGCGAACAACTCGCCGATTTCGGCAATACAAAATATCTCGACCAGTATCTATTCTCGGGTTCACAGACAGCGACAAAACCCTTTGACCGTACCGTCGGGAGTATCGGCTATAACGGTGACTCCATCGTCAATTCCATCAGAATCGACAGCGCGGCAACCGAGGAGTTGAACATCACCGGCGACCAGGTACTAACATCCAGCACTGGGGTCAATATCCTCGATACCATGGACCAGTTGATCACCGCCGTCACCAATAATGACGTAGCCTCCATCCAGTCCCTTACCGCAGACCTGGACACCGGCTTTAACCAGATCACCAACCAGCAGACCGAAGTGGCGTCCCGGATCACCCGACTGGATGGCGCTGCAAACATGCTGAAAATCACCAAGACTACCTTGGAAAACATCATCAGCGACACCCAACTTGCCGATACGACCAAACTGGCGGTGGAACTCAGCCTGCAGGAAACGGCCTACAAGGCTTCCCTTTCGGCAACGGCAAAGATTCTCAATCTCTCCCTGCTGGACTATCTGTAG
- a CDS encoding GNAT family N-acetyltransferase translates to MDILDATVADAAEIIELQKLAFLSEALIYDDYAIPPLTQTVDDLLPDFERTTILKAVSGGKIIGSVKGCMKEGICLIGRLMVHPDFRRQGIGARLMGAIEARFDTTQAWELFTGELSLGNMRLYERLGYVVTRTESFDGSSFAVVIMSKARQQ, encoded by the coding sequence ATGGATATTCTGGACGCAACGGTTGCCGATGCTGCCGAGATCATTGAACTGCAGAAACTGGCCTTTCTCTCCGAGGCGCTCATCTATGACGATTACGCGATTCCGCCCCTGACCCAGACTGTTGATGATTTATTGCCTGATTTCGAGCGCACGACCATCCTCAAGGCGGTGAGTGGGGGTAAGATCATCGGTTCGGTGAAGGGCTGCATGAAAGAGGGTATTTGCCTGATTGGACGGCTGATGGTGCATCCAGATTTCCGCAGGCAGGGAATTGGAGCCAGGTTGATGGGAGCCATTGAGGCCAGATTCGACACGACGCAGGCATGGGAACTCTTTACCGGCGAACTGAGTCTGGGCAACATGCGTCTGTATGAGCGGCTTGGTTATGTTGTCACGCGCACGGAGTCGTTCGATGGAAGCAGCTTCGCGGTTGTCATTATGAGCAAGGCACGCCAGCAGTGA
- a CDS encoding ATP-dependent helicase — protein MDFVKHLNQPQKSAVLHGEGPLLILAGAGSGKTRVITHRIAHLIHNHGVRPWNILAVTFTNKAAREMSERVSRLLGGGDAPLIATFHAACGRILRREIHHLGFDSSFAIYDERDCERLLKDLLKDMDLDDKKFSPRIVAARIDDYKNRGLFPHDLDPVATGDIFNAKVVQIYAAYQERLRKCNALDFGDMLIQTVRLLEQFPEVRQRCQERFQWIMVDEYQDTNPVQYRLIRLLAGERRNLCVVGDDDQSIYSWRGADIRNILEFEKDFPDVAVVRLEQNYRSTTTILKAAGAVVSRNIGRRGKTLWTENPEGEKIRYHRVESDREEARLVAREIVSLRSRGIPLEEMAVFYRTNAQSRLVEEALVSEALPYHIVGGVRFYARMEVKDILAYLRILDNPADEISLKRIINVPSRGIGGATIDRISQRVASSGASFYAAMAECAGSGLLGSGPRARVASFVDMMERFREMVALRGLPELCQTVMEESGYLARLRESRDQEDSERLENLEQLLAAMEEFCEKEPQAGLSAFLEQVSLVSDLEQGGQGKPSVTLMTLHAAKGLEFRAVFMIGMEERLFPHVRALDDLDGMEEERRLCYVGMTRARERLYLLNTRRRYLFGQEQCNPPSRFLKDIPAGLLDDGGEPSQPGLGFRSAAEQAGRNGQEPSTGIIAMGHSGRREKTVARHDGGHNLAQVVSACDEIEVIPEPPEEHDGVFIGMKVRHGTFGQGTIRKLEGSGESQKVIVWFNSVGPKKLMLRFAGLERA, from the coding sequence ATGGATTTTGTCAAACACTTAAACCAGCCCCAGAAAAGCGCGGTGCTGCATGGAGAAGGACCGCTGCTGATCCTGGCCGGCGCCGGCTCGGGCAAGACCCGCGTCATCACCCACCGTATCGCGCACCTGATCCACAATCATGGGGTGCGTCCCTGGAATATCCTGGCGGTGACCTTCACCAACAAGGCAGCCAGGGAGATGTCCGAACGGGTCAGCAGGCTGCTGGGGGGAGGCGATGCGCCGCTGATCGCCACATTCCATGCCGCCTGCGGCCGGATCCTGCGCCGCGAGATCCACCACCTGGGCTTCGACTCCAGCTTTGCCATCTACGACGAGCGTGATTGCGAACGGCTACTGAAGGATCTGCTGAAGGATATGGACCTGGACGATAAGAAGTTTTCGCCCAGGATCGTTGCAGCCCGTATCGATGACTACAAGAACCGCGGCCTGTTTCCCCATGACCTGGATCCCGTGGCAACCGGTGACATCTTCAACGCCAAGGTTGTCCAGATCTATGCTGCCTACCAGGAACGGCTGAGAAAATGCAACGCACTTGATTTCGGCGACATGCTGATCCAGACCGTGCGCCTGCTGGAACAGTTTCCCGAGGTGCGTCAACGCTGCCAGGAACGTTTCCAGTGGATCATGGTGGACGAATACCAGGACACCAACCCGGTTCAGTACCGGCTGATCCGGCTTCTGGCCGGAGAACGTAGGAATCTTTGCGTGGTGGGTGACGACGACCAGTCGATCTACTCCTGGCGCGGGGCGGATATTCGCAACATACTGGAATTCGAGAAGGACTTCCCGGACGTGGCGGTCGTGCGGCTGGAGCAGAACTACCGCTCCACCACCACCATCCTCAAGGCGGCCGGCGCGGTGGTCAGCCGAAATATCGGCCGTCGGGGCAAGACCCTCTGGACCGAGAATCCGGAGGGAGAGAAGATCCGCTACCACCGGGTAGAATCGGACCGGGAGGAGGCGCGCCTCGTGGCCCGAGAAATCGTCAGCCTGCGCTCACGCGGTATCCCGCTGGAGGAGATGGCGGTCTTCTACCGCACCAATGCCCAGTCCCGCCTGGTGGAGGAGGCGCTGGTTTCCGAAGCGCTTCCCTACCATATCGTGGGGGGCGTACGTTTCTATGCCCGCATGGAGGTCAAGGACATCCTGGCCTATCTGCGGATACTGGACAACCCGGCCGACGAGATTTCGCTGAAACGGATCATCAACGTGCCGAGCCGGGGCATTGGCGGGGCAACCATCGACCGCATCTCCCAGCGGGTAGCCTCAAGCGGCGCCAGCTTTTACGCTGCCATGGCCGAGTGTGCCGGGAGCGGGCTGCTGGGTTCCGGGCCGCGTGCCAGGGTCGCGTCGTTTGTCGACATGATGGAACGTTTCAGGGAGATGGTTGCCCTGCGCGGTTTGCCTGAACTGTGTCAGACTGTCATGGAGGAGAGCGGCTATCTGGCTCGCCTGCGGGAGAGTCGCGACCAGGAGGACAGCGAGCGACTTGAGAACCTGGAACAGCTGCTGGCGGCAATGGAGGAGTTCTGTGAGAAGGAGCCCCAGGCCGGCCTGTCGGCGTTCCTGGAGCAGGTCTCGCTGGTTTCGGACCTGGAGCAGGGGGGGCAGGGCAAGCCATCGGTGACCCTGATGACCCTGCATGCCGCCAAGGGTCTTGAGTTCAGGGCGGTTTTCATGATCGGTATGGAGGAGCGCCTCTTTCCCCATGTGCGTGCCCTGGATGACCTGGACGGAATGGAAGAGGAGCGTCGCCTCTGTTACGTCGGCATGACCCGCGCTCGCGAGCGACTCTACCTGCTCAATACCCGCCGAAGGTACCTGTTCGGACAGGAACAGTGCAATCCGCCGTCACGCTTCCTGAAGGATATTCCGGCCGGATTGCTGGATGACGGGGGAGAACCGAGCCAGCCCGGTCTTGGGTTCCGCTCGGCGGCGGAACAGGCCGGCAGAAATGGGCAAGAGCCCTCTACGGGCATTATCGCCATGGGCCACTCCGGTCGTCGGGAGAAGACTGTTGCCCGGCATGACGGCGGACACAATCTGGCACAGGTCGTTTCAGCATGCGATGAAATCGAAGTCATTCCCGAGCCGCCCGAAGAGCACGACGGCGTCTTTATCGGCATGAAGGTCCGGCATGGCACGTTCGGGCAGGGTACGATCCGCAAACTCGAGGGAAGCGGCGAAAGCCAGAAGGTCATTGTCTGGTTCAATTCGGTTGGCCCCAAGAAGCTCATGCTGCGCTTCGCGGGCCTGGAGCGGGCCTGA
- a CDS encoding ANTAR domain-containing response regulator, protein MRSILICDDEPVVRMSLKAMLLDAGFDEVLECGDGKSAVEMALAGFPDMAILDVAMPKLDGISAATEIRKKLKIPILLLTNCYDVRTAKRAAESGIAAFLTKPLREQDLLPAIEIAMAHADEVDGLKEKIDDLREVIENRKIIERAKGMLMETERLSEADAYRTLQKMAMDKRKTLRQVADSILKSAK, encoded by the coding sequence ATGAGAAGCATACTGATTTGCGATGATGAACCGGTGGTCCGGATGAGCCTGAAGGCAATGCTGCTGGATGCGGGATTCGATGAGGTTCTGGAGTGCGGGGACGGCAAAAGCGCCGTGGAAATGGCACTGGCCGGTTTTCCCGATATGGCGATCCTGGATGTTGCCATGCCGAAACTGGACGGCATTAGCGCCGCAACGGAGATCAGAAAGAAGCTCAAGATTCCGATCCTGCTTCTGACCAACTGTTACGACGTACGGACGGCGAAACGGGCAGCGGAAAGCGGAATTGCCGCTTTTTTAACCAAGCCTTTGCGCGAACAGGACCTGCTTCCGGCCATCGAGATCGCCATGGCCCATGCGGATGAGGTTGATGGCCTGAAGGAGAAGATCGACGATCTGCGGGAAGTTATCGAGAACAGGAAGATTATTGAGAGGGCAAAGGGGATGCTGATGGAGACGGAGCGGTTGAGCGAGGCCGACGCCTATCGCACCCTGCAGAAGATGGCCATGGACAAGCGCAAAACCCTGCGTCAGGTAGCGGACAGCATCCTGAAAAGCGCGAAATAA